The sequence below is a genomic window from Mycobacteriales bacterium.
GTCGGGGAGCACCCGGAACCACTCCGGGTGCTCGCTCGCCCACGGGTGATCCGGTGCGCACTGCAGGGCGAGGTCGAGGGCGACCTCCATGCCGAGTTCCTGGGTGCGCGTGACGAACGCGTCGAAGTCGTCGAAGGTGCCCAGTCGGGGATCGATCGCGTCGTGGCCACCCTCGGCCGACCCGATGGCCCAGGGCGACCCGACGTCGTCCGGTCCGGCGATCAGGGTGTTGTTGGCACCCTTGCGGTTGACCTCGCCGATCGGGTGGACCGGCGGGAGATAGACGACGTCGAACCCCATGCCGGCGGCGGCGGGCAACCGGTCCATCGCCGTACGCAGGGTGCCGTGCACCGCCCGCCCGTCCGCGTCGACCCCGCCGGTCGACCGGGGGAAGAACTCGTACCAGGAGCCGTACAGCGCCCGCTGCCGGTCCACCCAGACCTCGAACCGGGGGCTGCGGGTCACCAGCTCGCGCACCGGGTAGGTCTCGAGCAGGGCCTGCAGCTCGACATCCAGGGCCGGCCCGAGGCGCGCCCACAACGCCAGGCTTGCATCGCGCAGGGTGGTGGCGGCGGCGACCACGTCGCGGCGGCGGTCCTTCGGGACGCCGCGAGCGGCTCGCACCAGCAGCCGGGCACCCTGCTCCAGGTCGTTCGCCAGCTCTTCGGCGCCCTGACCGGCCTCCACCTTCACCGTCACGTCGTGTGACCAGGTGGTGAGTGGGTCCGACCAGGCCTCGACGACGAACGTCCACCGACCCGGCGAGGTCGGCACGGCCGTCGCGTGCCACCGGTCGGTGCCGGGGAGCCCGGGCAGCATCCGCACGAACGGCGGTTTCTTGCCGTCCGGCCCCTGCCAGACCACGTTCGCGGCCACGGCGTCGTGTCCCTCGCGGAACACGGTCGCGGCGATGGGGAGTTGCTCACCCACGACGGCGCGCGCCGGATAGCGGCCGCAGGACACCACGGGCGAGACATCGGTGAGGCCAAGTCGTCCAGTCATCCCCGTGCACGCTACCGATCCCGGACGGCGATCGCAGTTCGGGTCCGGGCGGTGCAGACTAGCCGTCATGAGCGATCCGGCCCTGACCGACCAGTTGCCCTATTCACCCCTCCTGTCCGGTGTCCTCGACGATGCGCGCGCACTCCTTCCGCAGGTGCGTGACCTGCGGCGTCGGATCCACCAATCGCCGGAGACCGGCCTCGCGCTCCCCGGCACCCAGCGTGCGGTGCTCGACGAGCTCGCCGACCTCGACCTGCAGGTGCACACCGGTGAGAACGTGGGTTCGGTGCTGGCCGTCCTGCAAGGCGATCACCCGGGACCGACGGTGCTGCTGCGCGGGGACATGGACGCATTGCCGGTTCAGGAGGCTTCCGGGCTGGACTTCGCCTCGTCGGTCGACGGGGTCATGCACGCCTGCGGGCACGACACCCACGTCGCGATGCTGGCCGGGGCGGCGAAGTTGCTCGCGGCACGACGGTCCCAGATCGCGGGGCAGGTGCTCTTCGACTTCCAACCGGGCGAGGAGGGGATGCACGGCGCGCGCATCATGCTCGAGGAAGGCATGCTCGAGCTGGCCCCGCCCGTGACCGGCGCCTATGCGCTGCACATCAAGGCGACCTACCCGGCCGGAACGATCAACGTGCGGCCCGGACCGCAGCTTGCGTCGTCCGACACCCTGCGGATCGTCGTGCACGGCCGGGGCGGGCACGCGTCGGCACCGCACGACGGGCTCGACCCGGTGCCGGTGGCCTGCGAGATCGTCACGGCGATCCAGGCGATGGTCACCCGCGGTTTCACGATCTTCGACCCGGTCGTCGTCACGATCGCGCACATCGTCGCCGGGACCCGCGACAACGTGATTCCCGACTCCGCGTTCATGGAGGGGACCATCCGCAGCCTGTCCGCCACGGCCCGCGCGCGGGTGGCCGACCGGCTGCCGACGCTGGTGCACGGCATCGCCGCCGCGCATGGGGCGACCGCCGAGGTCGAGGTCCGCCGGGGTTACCCGGTGACCGTCAACGACTCCGACGCCGCGGCGTTCGTCAGCGAGGTCGCCGGCTCGGTCCTGGGCGCCGACGCGGTGGTCGCGATGGATCACCCGGTGATGGGCGCCGAGGACTTCTCCTACGTCCTCGAGCAGGTGCCGGGCGCGATGGCGTTCCTCGGTGCGTGCCCGGCCGGCGCCGATCCCGCCACCACGCCGGACAACCACTCCAACCGGGTCGTCTTCGACGAGGACTCGATGGCCTCGGGCGTGGCCGTCTACGCGGCGCTCGCCCTGCGCCACCTCGCCGACGCCGGCTGAACCCGGCTCAGTTCTCGCCGCCGGTCGGGCCCGCTCCGGCCGCCTGGACGTCGAGCAGTTGGTAACGCTCGACGGCCTCGCTGAGCGCCTCCCGCTTGACCTCGCCGGAGCGGGCCAGCTCGGTGAGCACCCCGAGCACGATCGACGGAGCGTCGATGTGGAAGTGCCGCCGGGCGGCGCCGCGGGTGTCGGAGAAGCCGTACCCGTCGGCACCGAGCGACGCGTAGGGATTAGGCACCCACCGTGCGATCTGATCCGGTACGGCGCGCATCCAGTCGCTGACCGCGACGACCGGCCCGGGCGTGTCGGCGAGCTTGCTGGTGACGTAGGGAGTGCGCTGGTCGTCGCCGGGGTGCAGCAGGTTCCACTCGTCGCAGGCGAGGGCGTCGCGGCGTAGCTCGGTCCACGACGTCGCCGACCACACGTCGGCGGCCACGCCCCAGTCTTCGGCCAGCATCCGCTGCGCATCCAGCGCCCACGGCAGGGCGACGCCGGAGGCGAGCACCTGCGCGCGGGGCCGGTCGTCCGCACCGTCGCTGTCGGCCGCCCGGAAGCGGTAGAGCCCCTTGAGTATCCCTTCGGTGTCGATGTCCTCCGGCTGGGCCGGCTGCTGCATCGGCTCGTTGTAGACGGTGAGGTAGTAGAAGACGTCCTCGCCCTTGGGGAACTCCTCGCTGGTGCCATACATCCGGCGCAGCGCGTCCTCGACGATGTGCGCGATCTCGAACGCGTACGCCGGGTCGTAGGCGACGCACGCCGGGTTGGTCGAGGCGAGCAGATGCGAGTGGCCGTCGTTGTGCTGCAGCCCTTCACCGGTCAGCGTGGTGCGCCCGGCGGTGGCGCCCAGCAGGAAGCCACGGGTCATCTGGTCGCCGGCGGCCCACATCAGGTCGCCGGTGCGCTGGAACCCGAACATCGAATAGAAGATGTAGATCGGGATCATCGGTTCGCTGTGCGTCGCGTACGACGTTCCGGCCGCGATGAACGAGCCCATCGC
It includes:
- a CDS encoding alpha-1,4-glucan--maltose-1-phosphate maltosyltransferase; this encodes MTGRLGLTDVSPVVSCGRYPARAVVGEQLPIAATVFREGHDAVAANVVWQGPDGKKPPFVRMLPGLPGTDRWHATAVPTSPGRWTFVVEAWSDPLTTWSHDVTVKVEAGQGAEELANDLEQGARLLVRAARGVPKDRRRDVVAAATTLRDASLALWARLGPALDVELQALLETYPVRELVTRSPRFEVWVDRQRALYGSWYEFFPRSTGGVDADGRAVHGTLRTAMDRLPAAAGMGFDVVYLPPVHPIGEVNRKGANNTLIAGPDDVGSPWAIGSAEGGHDAIDPRLGTFDDFDAFVTRTQELGMEVALDLALQCAPDHPWASEHPEWFRVLPDGTIAFAENPPKKYQDIYPLYFDTDPKGLYAEVLRVVRLWISHGVRIFRVDNPHTKPLNFWHWLIWEVKKTDPDVLFLAEAFTRPAMMHTLAKIGFTQSYSYFTWRTGKAELIAYGLELSQAQDYMRPNFFVNTPDILHASLQYGGPPMFKIRAVLASMLAPSWGVYSGYELFEHVAAQPGSEEYLDSEKYQLRPRDFPAAERAGRSLAPYLTRLNEIRREHPALQQMRDLVFHEIDNEELLAFSKRDPASGDTVLVICSLDPHGAREASTALDLPALGFDWHERFVVHDQVTGARYDWGQHNYVRLDPFVEPAHIFVVERAGW
- a CDS encoding M20 family metallopeptidase; translated protein: MSDPALTDQLPYSPLLSGVLDDARALLPQVRDLRRRIHQSPETGLALPGTQRAVLDELADLDLQVHTGENVGSVLAVLQGDHPGPTVLLRGDMDALPVQEASGLDFASSVDGVMHACGHDTHVAMLAGAAKLLAARRSQIAGQVLFDFQPGEEGMHGARIMLEEGMLELAPPVTGAYALHIKATYPAGTINVRPGPQLASSDTLRIVVHGRGGHASAPHDGLDPVPVACEIVTAIQAMVTRGFTIFDPVVVTIAHIVAGTRDNVIPDSAFMEGTIRSLSATARARVADRLPTLVHGIAAAHGATAEVEVRRGYPVTVNDSDAAAFVSEVAGSVLGADAVVAMDHPVMGAEDFSYVLEQVPGAMAFLGACPAGADPATTPDNHSNRVVFDEDSMASGVAVYAALALRHLADAG